TTAAAATACAATTGTTTACAATTCGGGAATGGCTGACATTACCATTTGGAGCGAAAATATTAAGAATGAAGAGGTAAAACACATGCGTTTAGATAAATTTTTAAAAGTTTCACGCATTATTAAAAGAAGACCTGTAGCCAAAGAAGTTGCAGACAAAGGTCGGATTCAAATCAATGGCATCTTAGCAAAATCATCTAGCAATGTAAAAATTGGGGATCAGGTGAAGATCCAATTTGGAAATAAAATCTTAGAAATCGAAGTACTTGAACTTCGCGATTCAACGAAAAAAGAAGATGCTGAAAAGATGTATCAGATTATTTCAGAGAAAAGAGTCGAAAATAGTGACAATTTAGATTAGACAAGCTTCTTAGATGTTGGTATAATAAGACAGACAAACCAAAAACGAGTGGAGCGGAAAACATGGGAAAAAAGAAAAAGGACGTGGAGAAAGTTGCTGCATTAGATAATGAGTATACAAAAGAACAGTATGCCGAATTTCAAAAACAGCAAAAGCAGTTGATTTTTAGACGCCGCCGTCTAGCAGTTGTTTTTCTCGTGGCGTTTGTGATTTTTATCGTTTCAGGTGTTCAGCTAATGAAAGACTATCAGCAACTAAATGCCTTCAAAAAACAGCATGAAGAAGCTGTGGCTGAGTCAGCAGAAGTTGATAAGAAGTTAAGTCGTTTAGAACAAGACGTTACTCTTTTAAGAGACGAGGATTATGTGGCAAAATTAGCCCGCAGTCGTTACTTAGTCTCAAAAGATGGCGAACAAATTTACAACATTCCAGAGTTAGGCGGAACGACTAACTCCAGTAATGAGCAAAAACAATCATCGCAAGAGAGTCAATCACAGTCTCATTCATCTGATAAACAATCAGGTGAATAGCTGCAGATATAATAGGGTAAATAATAGGAGGAACATTTTTTTTATGTCAATTGAAGTAGGAGCGAAGTTGCCAGGAAAAGTGTCTGGTATCACTAATTTTGGTGCCTTCATCGATTTAGGTGAAGGAAAAACAGGGTTGGTTCACATTAGTGAAGTATCAAATGGATTCGTTAAAGATATCCATGATGTATTGACCGTAGGGGATGAAGTAACAGTAAAAGTTACCTCAGTCGGTGATGATGGCAAAGTAGGTTTGTCCATTCGTAAAGCACAAGAGCAAGCGGCAGAACCAAAACGTGAATATCAACGTCGTGAGAACAATGAGCATCAAGGGAACCGTGATCGCAACTCACGTCCAGCACCTAAAAAACAATTTACAAGAGCACAGCCAATGAACTCAAAACAAGATTTTGATTCATTAATGAGCTCATTTTTAAAAGATAGTGATGATCGTTTAACGTCATTAAAACGTAACACAGAAGGAAAACGTGGCGGTCGTGGCGGTCGTCGTAACTAACGAATAAACAATTGAAGCTGAGCGAAAGCTCGGCTTTTATGTTTTGCAAAATATTTAAGCGATGACTTACGAAGTAAAGAGGTGAACAGATGTTTCAAGCATTTTACGATCATTGTAAAAGAAATGACTACTGGCAGCCACATCAAAAAATATTATTAGCGATTTCCGGCGGCGTCGATTCGATGGTGCTATTAAATTTAATGCAAAGAGCAGCAGAAAAGGATCATCTAACAATAGCCGTTGCCCATATCAATCACCAATTGCGTGGAGAATCAGAGGCAGAAGCAAGTTATTTGGAAAGCTATTGCCAAGAGCAAGGACTCGTTTATTACAGTAAAGTATGGTCAGCGCTGGACAAAAGAAAAAATACCGAAGCTCGCGCTCGTGCATTTCGTTACGGATTTTTCGCTGAAGTCATGAGACAAGAAGGCTATGCGTCACTATTTACTGCTCACCACAATGATGATCAAGCTGAGACCGTTTTAATGAAACTGACAAGAGGAAGTGCCTTACCTAACTTAGTAGGAATTAGAGCGCGGCAATCGTTTGGCAAAGGAGAACTGATTCGCCCTTTCTTAATTTTTTCCAAAGATCGCTTAGAACAATTCGCCAAGTGCTCACGAATTGTGTATTTTGAAGATAGCTCGAATCAGGGTGATGCTTACATGCGAAATAGAGTAAGACATCAGGTAGTGCCACTTTTAAAGAAAGAAAACCCGCAGTTTCTACAACATATCACTGATTTTACTGAACAAATCGTATTAGCAGACGAGCTTATTCAGTCAGTTATCGAACCTAAATATGAGCGCTGGGTAAAAAAAACAGCAGCAGGTTGGACAATTCAACTAGCCGAGTTGAAACAAGAAAAAACAAGTCTACAAACGTTTTTCCTAATGATGTTGTTTCAACGAACGATCGTAGTGAAAGACATTGCAATAAGCCAATCTCAGATTCAACAGTTGCTGAATATCATTAGACAACAGGCGCCACAATTAACAATGGATCTTGAACAAGGCTGGCAAATTGTGAAAGAATATGATGTGATGTATATAAAAGAAAAACAGTTGAAGCAAGATAAAAAAATAGTTTACTTAAATGAAAATGAATCTATTTTCCTTTCAAAAAATGAGTGGCTTGGATTAGAAACTACAACCGCTAATCTGGAGATACCTGAAGCTGTGAAAGACTGGACTGAGTATTCTTTGCCCATAAGCGGACAAACACCATTACCGTTAATGATTCGTCATAGAGAAAATGGCGATCGAATTTCATTGACGCCAAACTTAACCAAAAGATTAAATCGATTATTTATTGATCGGAAAATACCCAATTTAACGAGAGAACAGGCGTGGATCATTCTTTCTGCACAGGAGAAGATTATTTGGGTTCCTAAAATTGCAAATTCATGTTTGAGTATTCCTAAAGAAACTGATAAAATACTCTACAGGCTCCTTTATAAAATAAAAGAGTAAAGACCGAAAATTACTTTTATTCAAAGAAGCAAAACAACATAAAATAATAACTAAAAAACTCAAAAGAGAAGGAGAGCAATATGTTAGAGAACGATATTAAACAAGTGTTGATCACGAAAGAACAAATTCTTGAAAAATCAACTGAACTTGGCAAACAACTAACAGAAGATTATAGAGGGAAAAATCCTTTAGTCATTGGTATTTTAAAAGGTGCAATACCGTTTATGGCTGATATCACGCGCTGTATCGACACTCATTTAGAGATGGATTTTATGGCTGTATCTAGTTATGGAAATGCAACGGTGTCTTCAGGTGAAGTAAAAATCATTAAAGATTTGGACACAAACGTTGAAGGGCGCGATATCTTGATCGTAGAAGACATCATCGACAGCGGCCGTACATTAGCTTATCTAGTTGATCTCTTTAAATACAGAAAAGCTGCATCTGTGAAAATTGTCACGTTGTTAGATAAACCAGAAGGACGTGTGGTTGATATCGTTGCCGACTATGTTGGTTTCGATGTACCAAATGAATTTGTTGTAGGTTACGGTTTAGATTATGCAGAAGCTTATCGGAATCTTCCTTATGTAGGTGTGTTGAAACCTGAAATCTACGAATCAAATTAATATCTCTCTTAGATTTAGTTATGTTACAATGTAATGGTCAGAATTGATAAAAAATAAACCGTAAAATTAAATTACGCGCAGTAATCAAAGGAGGACAGGCATGAATAAAAAGAATAGTGGCATGAAAAATGGCCTTTATTATGTATTGCTTATTTTGGCGATGGTCATGGTTGTTTATTTCATTTTTGGAAATAACAATTCCCAATCACCAGATATCGAATACTCAACCTTCAGTACCCAATTAGAAAAAGGTAAAGTGAAGGAACTGACGATCCAACCAACAAATGGTGTATACAAAATCACAGGTCAGTACAAAGAAAAACAAGAAATTAAAAATACTGGTGGTCTTTCTTTATGGGGATCAACAGAAGTCTCTACAAAAGCATTTACAACGGTTGTCTTGCCAAGTGATATCACATTATCAGGTATCCAAGATATGGCTAAAGAGAACAATGTGAAACTTACTGTGAAAGAACAATCATCAAGCGGTGCTTGGCTTTCTATCTTATTTAGTTTCTTACCGATCGTATTGTTCATCTTCTTATTCTATATGATGATGGGACAACAAGGCGGCGGTGGCGGTGGTGGCGGCCGTGTCATGAACTTTGGTAAATCAAAAGCCAAAGAAGCTGACAAAAAAGCCAACCGCGTACGCTTCTCTGATGTAGCCGGAGCGGAAGAAGAAAAACAAGAATTAGTCGAAGTAGTCGAGTTCTTAAAAGATCCTCGCCGTTTCGTTGAATTAGGTGCTCGTATTCCAGCAGGTGTTCTATTAGAAGGACCTCCAGGGACTGGTAAAACATTACTTGCTAAAGCCGTTGCCGGTGAAGCAGGCGTACCGTTCTACTCTATCTCAGGTTCAGACTTCGTTGAAATGTTTGTCGGTGTCGGTGCAAGCCGTGTCCGTGATTTATTTGAAACAGCGAAGAAAAATGCACCAGCAATCATCTTCATCGATGAAATCGATGCCGTTGGTCGTCAACGTGGTGCCGGTATGGGCGGTGGACACGATGAACGTGAACAAACCCTTAACCAATTGCTTGTTGAAATGGATGGATTTGATGGCAACGAAGGTGTCATCGTCGTTGCTGCAACAAACCGTTCAGATGTGTTGGATCCAGCGTTATTACGTCCAGGCCGTTTTGACCGTCAAATTTTAGTTGGTCGTCCTGACGTAAAAGGTCGTGAAGCGATCCTTAAAGTTCATGCTCGTAACAAACCGTTGGCTGATGACGTTGATTTGAAAGTCGTAGCACAACAAACACCAGGTTTTGCTGGTGCTGATTTAGAAAACGTCTTAAATGAAGCTGCATTAGTTGCCGCTCGTCGTAATAAGAAGAAAATCGATGCATCCGATGTGGATGAAGCGGAAGATCGTGTTATTGCAGGGCCTGCGAAGAGAGACCGTGTGATCAACAAAAAAGAACGCGAAATGGTTGCTTATCATGAAGCGGGACATACAATTGTTGGTTTAGTCTTAAGCCGTGCTCGTATCGTTCATAAAGTAACGATTATCCCTCGTGGACGCGCTGGCGGTTACATGATTGCTTTACCAAAAGAAGATCAGTTCTTAATGACTAAAGAAGACATGTTTGAACAAATCGTTGGGTTACTTGGTGGACGTACAGCGGAAGAAATTATTTTCGATGTTCAATCAACAGGTGCATCTAATGACTTTGAACAAGCAACAGGCATTGCCCGTAGTATGGTAACCGAATATGGAATGAGCGACAAATTAGGTCCTGTTCAATATGAAGGAAACCATCAAGTCTTTGTTGGCCGCGATTATGGTCAAACAAAAGCTTATTCTGAGCAAGTTGCGTATGAAATCGATCAAGAAGTACGTCGTATTTTAATGGAAGCACACGATAAAGCGCGTGAAATCATTGAATCACACCGTGCGCAACATAAACTAATTGCTGAAAAACTGTTAGAGTATGAAACATTAGATGCTCGCAGCATCAAGTCATTGTTTGAAGAAGGCGTAATGCCACAAGATGTTATCGACAGCCAATTCCCTAGTGAAAAAGCTCAAACATTTGAAGAGGCAAAACGTGCATTAGAAGAAAAAGATGCGCAAAGACAGGCCGAAGAAAAACAAGATTTTGAAGAAGCGAAAAAAGAGTTACATGACGAAACCGAAGAAGTAAAAGCGGACAGCGAAAAAACAGAAGAACAAGTTCAATCAGAAGTAAAATCTGATGAAGAACATAAAAATGATTCTGAGTATGACCGTAACAACTTTGACGATCGTTACAAATAAGCACATGAAAATCTCCGTTACACTCGTTCAATGAGTGTAGCGGAGATTTTTTGAATAGTTGCGTGCGCAACGCACGGCATTGCTGTATTTTATAAGTAGCAAGAACTAGATTTAAAGGAGAGAGTGAAATGACTTTAGGGGAAATGATTCGTGAAAAAAGAATGGAACTTGGACTTACACAACAACAGTTGGCTGACAAAGTGTATGTCACGCGTCAAACAATTTCGAAATGGGAGCTGGGGAAAAGTCAACCTGATCAGATCTCATTGAATTTATTGGAAAATAGTTTGCAGTTTAAATGTATCACAGAGAGGAAAGAAGGGAGGGCACAAACTATGTCATTGATAAGGGATCTCTTTGGTTTGATCTTTTTCGGCGTTTTATTTTTACCTTTGCGTATGATTTGGATCATGGTTAGAAAAAAATGGAAGACTCGTTTGGTACAATATATCGGAATTCCGTTAGCTATTTGCTTGTATACGGGCTATATGCACTCACTAACAGTTACAGCTTTTTATGTAGTATTGATTTGTACAATTTTACTGTATTTTGGTTTAAGAATTTATTTTCCTTTGAACCAATCGGCTGATAAATAAAAATACGTTTCATTGTCTATCGTCTATTACTCTAAAAAAAGCAAGTAGTACCTATCGATTTCAATTGGTGGTTGCGACTTGCTTTTTCTTTAGCTTAAAATTATTTAGTTGAAAAAATGGTCAAACACTAGTATTATCTGATAATGAGTTAGAAAAAGAAGCAAGTGAGAAGAGGAAAATAAAAATGGAAGATTACTTAGTTAAAGCATTATGTTATGAAGGGTCGATTCGCGCCTATGCAGTTTGCGCAACAAATACAATTTCTGAAGCACAAAAACGTCACGATACCTGGAGTTCGTCAACGGCTGCCTTAGGTCGTACGATGGTAGGTTCCTTACTATTAGGTGCGACCTTAAAAGGAGACGACAAGTTGACTGTAAAAGTTCAAGGAAACGGACCTGCAGGTAGTATTGTTGTCGATAGTGACGGTAGTGGAACGACTAAAGGCTACATAAAAAATCCTCACGTTAGCTTAACGCTAAACGAAAGTGGTAAAATTGATGTCCGTGGAGCTGTTGGAACAGAAGGAATCTTCACTGTGATCAAAGATTTAGGCTTGAAAGAAACATTTTCAGGACAAACACCGATTGTTTCTGGTGAAATTGGCGAAGATTTCACTTATTTCATGGCAGTTTCTGAACAAATTCCATCAGCAATCGGCTTGAGTGTGTTAGTTGATACAGATGAAAGTGTCAAAGCCGCAGGCGGATTTATGATCCAAGTAATGCCAGGAGCAGACGAAAAGACGATTGATTTTATTGAACAACGTTTGCAAGAAGTGCCGATGATTTCTCGATTGATCGATGAAGGTGAGTCACCTGAAGGAATTTTGGAGCGTCTACTCGGTAAAGATCAAATTGACATCTTAGAAAAAATGCCCGTTCAATTCAAATGCAACTGCTCAAAAGAAAAATTTGGGACAGCGATCATCGCCGTTGGTTTAGATGAAATCAATGCAATGATCGAAGAAGACCATGGAGCGGAAGCTGTTTGCCAATTCTGCGGGAATAAATATCACTATAGCGAAGCTGATTTAATTGAATTAAGAAATGAAGCAATCAAAAACACCCGTGAAAAATAGGAGGGAATCTATATGTGGAAAATAGGCAACATTGAAATTCCCAATCGTGTCGTTGTAGCCCCAATGGCCGGTATTAGTAATGCTGCTTTTCGTGTAACCGTTAAAGAGTTTGGTGCAGGACTTGTTGTCTGTGAAATGATCAGTGACAAAGGAATCCAGCAAAGAAACAAAAAGACCTTAGATATGCTTTATATAGATGATCGGGAATATCCATTAAGTGTACAGATTTTTGGTGGAGATAAAGAAAACTTAGTTGAAGCTGCAAAATTCGTAGAAGAACATACGAAAGCTGCAATCATTGATATCAATATGGGATGTCCTGTAAACAAAGTCATTAAAGCAGAAGCAGGAGCAAAATGGTTATTAGATCCAAACAAAGTCTACGAAATGGTAGATGCCGTTTCTTCTGCTGTAAGCTTACCTGTCACAGTTAAGATGCGTACAGGGTGGGACGAAGACCATTTGTTTGCTGTTGAAAATGCATTAGCTGCTGAAAAAGCAGGAGCGTCCGCTATCGCTATGCATGGTCGTACGAGAGTTCAAATGTACGAAGGGCAAGCGAACTGGGATATTTTAAAGGAAGTGAAACAGCACCTAACGATTCCTTTCATGGGAAATGGTGATGTTCGCACACCAGAAGATGCCAAACGGATGCTAGAACATGTTGGAGCAGATGGTGTGATGATTGGTAGAGCCGCTTTAGGGAATCCTTGGATGATTCAGCACACAAAACACTATTTAGAAACAGGAGAACTTATGCCTGAACCGACACCACGTGAAAAAATCGATACCGCCAAAGTCCATCTACAACGCTTGGTAGATTTAAAAGGTGAAAAAATCGCTACAAGAGAATTCCGTCAACATGCTTCGTACTATTTAAAAGGCATTCCGCGCGCTGCTAAAGTAAAAGTGGCAATCAATCAGGCAGAGACCCAACGAATGATGGTCGATCTGCTTGATGCTTTCGAAGAAAAAGCAGAAAAACATGCAGAAAAAGAAGCAATCGAAACAATCTAATAAAAAAAGCAGGCTGAAACAAAAATTCGGCTTGCTTTTTTTTGTTTTAATGTGGCATTATAGGGGTATGTGATTTCAGAATGGAGGAAGTAAAGTGGCAGATGAACAACAAGCGCACCAAGAAGATCTAAACGATCAAATGCTTGTGCGTCGTGAGAAAATGGAAAATTTACGTGGAGAAGGGATTGATCCTTTCGGGAAGCGTTTTGACCGTACACATAATTCAAAAGAATTACATGAACAATTTGACCAACACTCAAAAGAAGAATTAAACGATATGGATTTATCAGCAAGTGTTGCTGGACGTATGATGACTAAACGTGGCAAAGGAAAAGCAGGGTTTGCTCATTTACAAGATCGTGAAGGACAACTTCAAATCTATGTACGCAAAGATCAAGTCGGCGATGAAGCTTATGAACTATTTAAACACGCAGATCTTGGTGATTTCTTTGGTGTAACTGGACAAATTATGAAAACTGATACAGGTGAAGTGACTGTTAAGGCGAAAACGATCGTATTATTAACAAAAGCTTTACGCCCATTACCAGATAAATATCACGGCCTAACAAACATCGAACAACGTTACCGTCAACGCTATTTAGATTTGATCAGTAACAAGGATAGTTTCGATCGTTTTATGAAACGCAGCCAAATCATCAGCGAAATTCGTCGCTATCTTGATAGCAACGGTTATGTAGAAGTAGAAACTCCTGTTTTGCATAATGAAGCCGGCGGTGCTGCTGCACGTCCGTTTATCACGCATCATAATGCGCTAGACATGGACTTGTATTTACGCATTGCTTTAGAATTACATTTGAAACGATTGATTGTTGGCGGTATGGAAAAAGTCTATGAAATTGGCCGAGTATTCCGTAATGAAGGAATCGACACAACGCATAATCCTGAATTTACGATGCTAGAAGCTTATACAGCCTATACAGATTACAAGGATGTAATGGATCTGACCGAAGGAATCATCCGTAATGCTGCTGAAAAAGTTTTAGGGACAACAACGATCACTTATGATGGTCAAGAAGTTGATTTAGGATCTGAATTTAAACGCGTGCATATGGTAGATGCAATCAAAGAACAGACGGGTGTAGATTTCTGGCAAGCGATGACTGTGGGAGAAGCACGTGCTTTGGCAAAAGAACATAATGTAGAAATCAATGATAATATGTCAGTTGGGCATATTTTAAATGAATTTTTTGAAACCTTTGTGGAAGAAACCTTGAAACAACCAACATTTATTTATGGACACCCAGTAGAAGTGTCTCCGTTAGCGAAGAAAAATCTAGAAGATGATCGTTTCACAGATCGTTTTGAACTATTTATAGTAGGAAAAGAATTTGCGAATGCATTTACTGAGTTGAACGATCCGATCGATCAACGTGAGCGCTTTGAAGATCAAGAAAAAGAACGTGAGCAAGGAAATGATGAGGCTCATGGTGTTGATGAAGACTTTATTGAAGCTTTAGAATACGGATTACCGCCAACCGGTGGTTTAGGAATCGGGATTGATCGCCTAGTGATGCTTTTAACTGATGCACAATCCATTCGTGATGTCTTATTATTCCCGACGATGAGATAAACTGTGTAAGAGTAGATTATTTAATGATAATCTGCTCTTTTTTTATTTTCTGAAAATCATCAGAAAAAAACGACTAAATCATGTTGCTAGAAGCTTAAAAACGAACAATAAAGAACAAAAGTAACGAAACAATCGGTAACGAAAAAAACTTCAAAAAAAGTGCAAATTTTAGTTGACCTAAGCTCAGAAACTTGGTATATTATATCTTGTCGCAAGGCACTGATGGAACACGCTGAACGACAAGCATAAGATAACAATCCAATGGTTGAAAAAAACTTTGGAAATCAGAAAATAGTTGTTGACAAACAATGACTATCTTGATAAACTAGTGAAGTTGTCAAAAGAAACAATGATGACTGAACGAAAATAGAATAACAATCAAGTTTGAAAAAAACTTGAAAAATCAGGAAGGAAGTTGTTGACAAATAACAAACAACCTGATAAACTAATGAAGTTGTCGCGAAACATTCGATAACATCAAGCAGAAAAAAACTTTGAAACTTTTTTTAAAAAAGTGTTGACATCAAATCGAAGATTTGATATGATATAAAAGTTGCTGCGAGGTAACACAGTAGACCTTTGAAAACTGAACAAAGTAAGACGAACCAAATGTGTAGGTTGTTTTTACAACGGTAAAAACAAACAACAATTTTTAACAAGCAAGCAATATGCTAGCAACCAAATGAGCTTAACAATCTTCGGATTGTGTTCAACTTTTATTATGAGAGTTTGATCCTGGCTCATGCGGGTGTAGTTTAGTGGTAAAACCACAGCCTTCCAAGCTGCCGTCGCGAGTTCGATTCTCGTCACCCGCTTTTTTTCTTTAAGGGCCTATAGCTCAGCTGGTTAGAGCGCACGCCTGATAAGCGTGAGGTCGATGGTTCGAGTCCATTTAGGCCCATAATTTTAAAAGGCCCGTTGGTCAAGCGGTTAAGACACCGCCCTTTCACGGCGGTATCACGGGTTCGATTCCCGTACGGGTCATGTTTACAAGCATTTAGCTTTTGCGCTGAATGTTTTTTTATAAAC
The Enterococcus silesiacus DNA segment above includes these coding regions:
- a CDS encoding tRNA(Ile)-lysidine synthetase, producing the protein MFQAFYDHCKRNDYWQPHQKILLAISGGVDSMVLLNLMQRAAEKDHLTIAVAHINHQLRGESEAEASYLESYCQEQGLVYYSKVWSALDKRKNTEARARAFRYGFFAEVMRQEGYASLFTAHHNDDQAETVLMKLTRGSALPNLVGIRARQSFGKGELIRPFLIFSKDRLEQFAKCSRIVYFEDSSNQGDAYMRNRVRHQVVPLLKKENPQFLQHITDFTEQIVLADELIQSVIEPKYERWVKKTAAGWTIQLAELKQEKTSLQTFFLMMLFQRTIVVKDIAISQSQIQQLLNIIRQQAPQLTMDLEQGWQIVKEYDVMYIKEKQLKQDKKIVYLNENESIFLSKNEWLGLETTTANLEIPEAVKDWTEYSLPISGQTPLPLMIRHRENGDRISLTPNLTKRLNRLFIDRKIPNLTREQAWIILSAQEKIIWVPKIANSCLSIPKETDKILYRLLYKIKE
- a CDS encoding hypoxanthine phosphoribosyltransferase, giving the protein MLENDIKQVLITKEQILEKSTELGKQLTEDYRGKNPLVIGILKGAIPFMADITRCIDTHLEMDFMAVSSYGNATVSSGEVKIIKDLDTNVEGRDILIVEDIIDSGRTLAYLVDLFKYRKAASVKIVTLLDKPEGRVVDIVADYVGFDVPNEFVVGYGLDYAEAYRNLPYVGVLKPEIYESN
- a CDS encoding lysine--tRNA ligase, producing the protein MADEQQAHQEDLNDQMLVRREKMENLRGEGIDPFGKRFDRTHNSKELHEQFDQHSKEELNDMDLSASVAGRMMTKRGKGKAGFAHLQDREGQLQIYVRKDQVGDEAYELFKHADLGDFFGVTGQIMKTDTGEVTVKAKTIVLLTKALRPLPDKYHGLTNIEQRYRQRYLDLISNKDSFDRFMKRSQIISEIRRYLDSNGYVEVETPVLHNEAGGAAARPFITHHNALDMDLYLRIALELHLKRLIVGGMEKVYEIGRVFRNEGIDTTHNPEFTMLEAYTAYTDYKDVMDLTEGIIRNAAEKVLGTTTITYDGQEVDLGSEFKRVHMVDAIKEQTGVDFWQAMTVGEARALAKEHNVEINDNMSVGHILNEFFETFVEETLKQPTFIYGHPVEVSPLAKKNLEDDRFTDRFELFIVGKEFANAFTELNDPIDQRERFEDQEKEREQGNDEAHGVDEDFIEALEYGLPPTGGLGIGIDRLVMLLTDAQSIRDVLLFPTMR
- a CDS encoding heat-shock protein Hsp33, translated to MEDYLVKALCYEGSIRAYAVCATNTISEAQKRHDTWSSSTAALGRTMVGSLLLGATLKGDDKLTVKVQGNGPAGSIVVDSDGSGTTKGYIKNPHVSLTLNESGKIDVRGAVGTEGIFTVIKDLGLKETFSGQTPIVSGEIGEDFTYFMAVSEQIPSAIGLSVLVDTDESVKAAGGFMIQVMPGADEKTIDFIEQRLQEVPMISRLIDEGESPEGILERLLGKDQIDILEKMPVQFKCNCSKEKFGTAIIAVGLDEINAMIEEDHGAEAVCQFCGNKYHYSEADLIELRNEAIKNTREK
- a CDS encoding septum formation initiator; translated protein: MGKKKKDVEKVAALDNEYTKEQYAEFQKQQKQLIFRRRRLAVVFLVAFVIFIVSGVQLMKDYQQLNAFKKQHEEAVAESAEVDKKLSRLEQDVTLLRDEDYVAKLARSRYLVSKDGEQIYNIPELGGTTNSSNEQKQSSQESQSQSHSSDKQSGE
- a CDS encoding cell division protein FtsH, yielding MNKKNSGMKNGLYYVLLILAMVMVVYFIFGNNNSQSPDIEYSTFSTQLEKGKVKELTIQPTNGVYKITGQYKEKQEIKNTGGLSLWGSTEVSTKAFTTVVLPSDITLSGIQDMAKENNVKLTVKEQSSSGAWLSILFSFLPIVLFIFLFYMMMGQQGGGGGGGGRVMNFGKSKAKEADKKANRVRFSDVAGAEEEKQELVEVVEFLKDPRRFVELGARIPAGVLLEGPPGTGKTLLAKAVAGEAGVPFYSISGSDFVEMFVGVGASRVRDLFETAKKNAPAIIFIDEIDAVGRQRGAGMGGGHDEREQTLNQLLVEMDGFDGNEGVIVVAATNRSDVLDPALLRPGRFDRQILVGRPDVKGREAILKVHARNKPLADDVDLKVVAQQTPGFAGADLENVLNEAALVAARRNKKKIDASDVDEAEDRVIAGPAKRDRVINKKEREMVAYHEAGHTIVGLVLSRARIVHKVTIIPRGRAGGYMIALPKEDQFLMTKEDMFEQIVGLLGGRTAEEIIFDVQSTGASNDFEQATGIARSMVTEYGMSDKLGPVQYEGNHQVFVGRDYGQTKAYSEQVAYEIDQEVRRILMEAHDKAREIIESHRAQHKLIAEKLLEYETLDARSIKSLFEEGVMPQDVIDSQFPSEKAQTFEEAKRALEEKDAQRQAEEKQDFEEAKKELHDETEEVKADSEKTEEQVQSEVKSDEEHKNDSEYDRNNFDDRYK
- a CDS encoding tRNA-dihydrouridine synthase; the encoded protein is MWKIGNIEIPNRVVVAPMAGISNAAFRVTVKEFGAGLVVCEMISDKGIQQRNKKTLDMLYIDDREYPLSVQIFGGDKENLVEAAKFVEEHTKAAIIDINMGCPVNKVIKAEAGAKWLLDPNKVYEMVDAVSSAVSLPVTVKMRTGWDEDHLFAVENALAAEKAGASAIAMHGRTRVQMYEGQANWDILKEVKQHLTIPFMGNGDVRTPEDAKRMLEHVGADGVMIGRAALGNPWMIQHTKHYLETGELMPEPTPREKIDTAKVHLQRLVDLKGEKIATREFRQHASYYLKGIPRAAKVKVAINQAETQRMMVDLLDAFEEKAEKHAEKEAIETI
- a CDS encoding RNA-binding protein S1 — protein: MSIEVGAKLPGKVSGITNFGAFIDLGEGKTGLVHISEVSNGFVKDIHDVLTVGDEVTVKVTSVGDDGKVGLSIRKAQEQAAEPKREYQRRENNEHQGNRDRNSRPAPKKQFTRAQPMNSKQDFDSLMSSFLKDSDDRLTSLKRNTEGKRGGRGGRRN